The genomic stretch TTCGTCGGGCTTAGCGATCTTTACGTGATGTACGATGAACCTGCACACGGTGCGGAGATATTTTATGAAGAGAGAATTGGTGTTGAACAAGAAGAGCTGAAAACACTCGTAAGAAATAAGGCGGTATTGACTGTGTTTACGCCATGGGAGCCGCCATTAGCCGACAAACCGGACTACGCGATTGGACGGATCGTGCGCGACATGCGTGAGGACTTGAAAAGCAAGTCTTAGTGCAGCGCTTCAACTAAGCGATGAGTGGGCCGGCATCGGTATTGGCCCGCGCAGATGCCGGCGTGACTTGCGGGAAACTTGGATTCCCGTCTTCACGGGAATGACAGATTGGTGAGAAGGGCAAACTCAAGCACTGGAGCGGATTCCAGGCCGAAAAGCCGCCAAACACCTCGCCAAATGGCGTTCTACGCAAAATTACGCAGGTAAAGTCGCCACCCGTTGCGACTTCAGCAGCGCCGTCGTCTCCGTCGTCGTCAACGGCTTGGCGTACAGGTAACCTTGATAAGCATCGCAAGCATTGGTGCGCAGAAAATCAAGTTGCGCCTGCGTTTCCACGCCTTCGGCGACCACGCGCAAATGCAGGCGTTTGGCCATGGCGATGATGGCTTCGGTGATCGAGCAGCTGTTGGGGTCGTCGGGAATCTGCGAAATGAAGCTGCGATCGATCTTGAGTGTTTGCGCGGGCAGGCGGCTCAGTTGGCCGAGTGACGAATAGCCGACGCCGAAATCATCGATGGAAATCGTCGCGCCGATACGTCGCAGTTCGGTGAGGATTTCGATTGACTGCTCGAGGTTTCGCATCGCCACCGTTTCGGTGATTTCCAGGTCGATGCGCCGGGCATCGATGCCGGTTTCCAGCAGCGCGGATTTCATCGATGGCAGCAGTTTGCGCGAAATGAACTGGCGCGGCGAAAGATTCACCGATATGGTCAGGTCCTTGTAGCCTTCATAGTCCCAAAGCTTGATCTGCTGGCAGGCGGTGCGGAATACCCATTCGCCGAGCGGAACGATGAGGCCCAGTTCTTCGGCGATGGAAATGAAATCCTTCGGATAGATCTCACCCTGTTGCGGATCGTTCCAGCGCAGCAACGCTTCGACGCCGATGATGCGCCCGCTTTGGACGTCAACTTGCGGCTGGTATCGCAGGAAAAATTCGCTGCGCTCGATGCCTCGGCGCAAGCGTGATTCCACTTCGAGGCGTTTAGAGAGCAGGAAATTCAGATCGCTGGTGAAGAAGCGCGCCGTATTGCGGCCGGCGTCCTTGGCCTGATACATCGCCGAATCGGCGTG from Betaproteobacteria bacterium encodes the following:
- a CDS encoding DUF4288 domain-containing protein, with protein sequence MGYLPKDARWFIAELVIKIEVEGEPRNVVHVNSVLVNADSAEHAYERAIELGVAYESTDENEAGKAIQTSFVGLSDLYVMYDEPAHGAEIFYEERIGVEQEELKTLVRNKAVLTVFTPWEPPLADKPDYAIGRIVRDMREDLKSKS
- a CDS encoding EAL domain-containing protein; amino-acid sequence: MLALQRLRLHLERTPLGVIEWDPAFRITTWNPAADGIFGYAAAEAIGESGYMLVEGVQDSERMAAMWMELQQSRSSTRVTLANKTKRGEIIHTEWYNTPLVDNDQKVIGVASLVQDITERLNTERTIHYMAHHDALTGLPNRRLMQDRLNQAILQARRNQTHVALLFLDLDRFKLVNDTLGHEAGDYVLRDIAKRLMKVVREGDTVSREGGDEFVIILPDLEKPESAQLVANKILHELSQSIDVSGHELTVTASIGISHYPNDATDIQHLLKHADSAMYQAKDAGRNTARFFTSDLNFLLSKRLEVESRLRRGIERSEFFLRYQPQVDVQSGRIIGVEALLRWNDPQQGEIYPKDFISIAEELGLIVPLGEWVFRTACQQIKLWDYEGYKDLTISVNLSPRQFISRKLLPSMKSALLETGIDARRIDLEITETVAMRNLEQSIEILTELRRIGATISIDDFGVGYSSLGQLSRLPAQTLKIDRSFISQIPDDPNSCSITEAIIAMAKRLHLRVVAEGVETQAQLDFLRTNACDAYQGYLYAKPLTTTETTALLKSQRVATLPA